A stretch of the Geovibrio thiophilus genome encodes the following:
- a CDS encoding cytochrome c3 family protein has translation MKKLIVAMVIVCFAVAAAIAAGPAKIDLKTWVAGEPSKPAVQFPHDVHQAKNQCTDCHITAEGGALKNLKAGGEANFKGAIKVKATKNDAHDTFCWECHVAKKVPQGKSCNKCHAK, from the coding sequence ATGAAAAAACTCATAGTTGCAATGGTTATCGTGTGTTTCGCAGTTGCTGCGGCAATTGCGGCAGGTCCCGCGAAAATCGACCTCAAAACTTGGGTAGCAGGCGAGCCCTCTAAACCCGCAGTTCAGTTCCCCCACGATGTGCATCAGGCTAAAAACCAGTGTACTGACTGCCACATTACCGCTGAAGGCGGCGCGCTGAAAAACCTTAAAGCAGGCGGAGAAGCTAACTTCAAAGGAGCTATCAAAGTTAAAGCGACTAAAAATGACGCTCACGACACCTTCTGCTGGGAATGCCACGTTGCGAAGAAAGTTCCTCAGGGCAAATCCTGCAACAAATGCCACGCAAAATAA
- a CDS encoding L-threonylcarbamoyladenylate synthase codes for MLIMKADSPAFRKIFSQAGSENEPVIFPTDTIYGIGASVKNIAANEKIYEIKGREMNKPFPVLVGSLEQAEEIAELSPAALNLMKNCPFPCTLVLKAKENLHPLMTLNGKVAVRLPKTEPLADFLMEYGAVTATSANLSGAAYQGGIENMVKTFCTKVNFYLYQNNTDTSPSAVVDFTFPLPQIIRKSDIISLDIIMSYANLC; via the coding sequence ATGCTTATAATGAAGGCGGATTCACCCGCATTCAGAAAAATATTCTCTCAGGCGGGCTCAGAAAACGAGCCCGTGATCTTCCCCACGGACACTATCTACGGCATAGGCGCATCCGTAAAAAACATTGCCGCAAATGAGAAAATTTACGAAATCAAGGGCAGGGAAATGAACAAACCCTTTCCTGTGCTTGTCGGATCTTTAGAACAGGCTGAGGAAATAGCCGAACTCTCGCCTGCGGCGCTGAATCTGATGAAAAACTGCCCGTTTCCGTGTACTCTGGTTCTTAAGGCTAAGGAAAATCTGCATCCGCTTATGACCCTGAACGGAAAAGTTGCCGTCAGGCTCCCGAAAACCGAACCTCTGGCGGATTTTTTAATGGAATACGGCGCTGTCACGGCAACAAGCGCCAACCTCTCCGGCGCTGCTTACCAAGGGGGGATAGAGAATATGGTCAAAACTTTTTGCACAAAGGTAAATTTCTATTTATACCAAAATAATACGGACACATCCCCCTCCGCTGTTGTGGATTTTACCTTTCCTTTACCGCAAATTATACGTAAATCAGATATAATCAGCCTTGACATTATAATGTCATATGCTAATTTATGCTGA
- the purE gene encoding 5-(carboxyamino)imidazole ribonucleotide mutase — MSKVGIIMGSKSDLGIAEAAIKVLKDFSVPCEVIVSSAHRTPERTGEWARGAENNGFSVIIALAGAAAHLAGVVASETNLPVVAVPVSATTLGGLDALLSMVQMPGGIPVATMAIGSAGAKNAALFACQIIARSDAELNAKLKSYRENMKQEVYKANEEVQAMLNGAQ, encoded by the coding sequence ATGAGTAAAGTCGGCATCATAATGGGCAGTAAATCAGACCTCGGTATAGCCGAAGCTGCCATTAAGGTTCTTAAAGACTTCAGCGTACCCTGCGAAGTTATAGTTTCCAGCGCGCACAGAACCCCAGAACGCACAGGCGAATGGGCAAGAGGAGCCGAAAATAACGGTTTCTCCGTCATAATAGCTCTTGCGGGCGCCGCGGCGCACCTTGCCGGTGTCGTGGCGAGCGAGACCAACCTTCCCGTTGTGGCAGTGCCCGTTTCCGCAACCACCCTCGGCGGGCTTGACGCTTTGCTTTCAATGGTGCAGATGCCCGGCGGCATACCCGTTGCGACCATGGCGATCGGCAGCGCAGGGGCAAAGAACGCCGCCCTTTTCGCATGCCAGATAATAGCAAGGTCAGACGCCGAGCTTAACGCAAAGCTTAAGAGTTACCGTGAGAACATGAAGCAGGAAGTCTATAAGGCTAACGAAGAAGTACAGGCGATGCTGAACGGCGCACAGTAA